From Verrucomicrobia bacterium S94, the proteins below share one genomic window:
- a CDS encoding deoxyribonuclease V, whose protein sequence is MHPWDVSPKEAIAIQKSLQSHIRLTDDFGEIKTVAGVDVGFEADNTITRAAIAVLDFQTLEVIETAVAHRPTSFPYIPGLLSFREVPCVLEAMLKLSEEPGLLLCDGQGIAHPRRFGIAAHLGLLLNIPAIGVGKSRLIGTHDEVPPKKGSFVPLMDKTEQIGVVLRTRSNIKPLYISPGHRVSIHTAPKLVMQCVTRYKLPETTRHAHKLASG, encoded by the coding sequence ATGCACCCATGGGATGTCAGCCCGAAGGAAGCGATTGCCATTCAGAAGTCGCTGCAGTCTCATATCAGACTGACGGATGATTTCGGGGAAATTAAAACGGTGGCCGGTGTGGATGTCGGCTTTGAAGCGGACAATACCATCACCCGCGCCGCCATTGCCGTACTGGACTTCCAGACCCTGGAAGTGATTGAAACGGCGGTGGCTCACCGCCCGACATCTTTCCCGTATATTCCCGGTCTGCTCTCCTTTCGGGAAGTGCCCTGTGTTTTAGAGGCTATGCTGAAGCTGAGTGAAGAACCCGGTCTGCTTTTATGCGATGGCCAGGGCATCGCCCATCCCCGTCGTTTCGGAATCGCCGCCCACCTTGGTCTGCTGCTCAACATCCCGGCGATCGGTGTCGGAAAATCGCGCCTCATAGGCACGCATGATGAAGTCCCGCCCAAAAAAGGCAGCTTTGTTCCGTTGATGGATAAAACCGAACAGATTGGCGTTGTCCTGCGTACGCGTTCCAATATCAAACCGCTCTATATTTCCCCCGGCCACCGCGTCAGTATTCACACGGCTCCGAAACTGGTTATGCAATGCGTCACCCGATACAAACTGCCGGAAACCACCCGCCATGCTCACAAACTCGCGAGCGGCTGA
- a CDS encoding WecB/TagA/CpsF family glycosyltransferase, translated as MDDKTTPVPLVIFGVPFHNVTFEEAIDWIVERVRSGQPANIATANLDFVTRAWDDPELRRILIDADLVLADGFPMVKLSPFFGPKLKDRVTGSDLTPLLAERAAKEGMSIYGLGSAAGVAENALNILKQRHPGLIIAGSFAPPFAPLLEMDHREILQRLEKAKPDILLVAFGAPKQDKFISMHVRSWNIPVSIGIGASLDFISGKQKRAPKFLQKCCLEWLWRVCCSPHRLCSRYVANLRFLLSASRQMHSIHNMPDHEVSFQSLDEQHIRTLEKHRIVTDYFQSLETGQKAAEFIERMQKRTGENNLLLDLHAIPWLNSLELGALLEINKFCRGQGCRLILYALRPKVRTLLETCRLTDYFVIVCTVQDAVGTADKLAEHADGEAVFSEGQLKLKLPIELSAASLPVFEHSTQSLQQELLQDGRLKSIEVNAEQLDFIDSAGLGYLIALKKKASDSGVSMSVRNLTPALRRTFEIARVDQVLL; from the coding sequence ATGGATGATAAAACAACTCCGGTGCCACTGGTGATCTTCGGTGTGCCGTTTCATAACGTCACGTTCGAGGAGGCCATCGACTGGATCGTCGAGCGCGTGCGTTCCGGCCAGCCGGCCAATATTGCCACGGCCAACCTCGATTTTGTTACCCGGGCCTGGGATGACCCCGAACTCCGCCGGATTCTCATTGATGCTGATCTTGTGCTCGCTGACGGTTTTCCCATGGTCAAACTGTCTCCGTTTTTCGGTCCGAAACTCAAAGACCGAGTCACCGGCTCAGACCTCACGCCGCTGCTTGCTGAGCGTGCGGCAAAGGAGGGGATGAGCATTTACGGTCTCGGCTCCGCAGCGGGGGTTGCTGAAAACGCGCTTAACATTCTGAAGCAACGCCACCCCGGCCTCATCATCGCCGGCAGTTTTGCACCGCCGTTTGCTCCGCTTCTTGAAATGGATCATCGCGAAATTCTTCAGCGACTGGAAAAAGCAAAACCCGATATTCTGCTTGTTGCCTTCGGGGCTCCGAAGCAGGATAAGTTTATCAGTATGCATGTACGCAGCTGGAATATTCCTGTATCCATCGGCATCGGAGCATCTCTTGATTTTATTTCCGGCAAACAGAAGCGGGCCCCGAAATTCCTGCAGAAATGTTGCCTCGAATGGCTCTGGCGCGTCTGCTGCAGCCCGCATCGCTTATGTTCGCGCTACGTTGCCAATCTGCGTTTTCTGCTCTCCGCTTCACGCCAGATGCATTCGATTCATAATATGCCCGATCATGAAGTCAGCTTTCAGTCTTTGGATGAGCAGCACATCCGGACTCTGGAAAAGCACCGGATTGTTACCGATTATTTCCAATCCCTGGAAACCGGACAGAAGGCTGCGGAATTTATTGAAAGAATGCAGAAGCGGACCGGCGAAAATAACCTGCTGCTTGATCTCCACGCTATTCCCTGGCTCAACAGTCTTGAGCTCGGTGCCCTGCTCGAAATCAATAAGTTCTGTCGCGGTCAGGGCTGTCGTCTGATTCTCTATGCGCTCCGTCCGAAAGTCAGGACCCTGCTGGAAACCTGCCGGCTGACAGACTATTTTGTGATCGTCTGCACCGTGCAGGATGCCGTCGGGACGGCGGATAAACTGGCTGAACATGCCGATGGCGAAGCTGTTTTTTCGGAGGGTCAGCTCAAGTTAAAACTGCCTATCGAACTCAGTGCTGCTTCGCTTCCTGTTTTTGAACATTCGACTCAGTCGTTGCAGCAGGAACTGCTGCAGGACGGGAGGCTCAAATCAATAGAGGTTAACGCTGAGCAGCTCGATTTTATCGACAGTGCCGGGCTCGGCTATCTCATCGCCCTCAAAAAAAAGGCTTCTGATTCCGGAGTCAGTATGTCCGTCAGAAACCTCACCCCCGCGTTACGCCGCACCTTCGAAATCGCCCGCGTTGATCAGGTACTTCTGTAA
- the hemL gene encoding glutamate-1-semialdehyde-2,1-aminomutase — MNSAKWFERAQKVIPGGVNSPVRAFNGVGGTPVYFKSGKGAYVQTEDGTELIDFCGSWGPLILGHARDEVVDAVAKTAENGLTFGANTAKEAEFAELITSLIPEMDMVRLVSSGTEAVMSAIRLARGYTGRRKIIKFDGCYHGHSDYLLVAAGSGLLTGGTSSSAGVSPAATEEVYVVPYNDLAKVQEVLKADGENIAAVIVEPIAGNMGLVEPEPGFLEGLREATAAYGTLLIFDEVINGFRLAPTTFGHTIGIKPDLTTLGKIIGGGMPIGALGGSTKIMSSLAPLGPVYQAGTLSGNPVAVAAGMKTLELLRDENPYPEMERLGRKLADGINRIAAEKGLDLHCAQRGGMFTPFFRKKAVRNLDDSKACDQKAHAAYFHHMLDHGFYTPPSGFEVAFVSAAHTEMHIDAFLEAFKKM, encoded by the coding sequence ATGAATTCAGCAAAATGGTTTGAACGCGCACAGAAAGTGATTCCCGGCGGAGTGAACAGCCCGGTCCGCGCCTTTAACGGGGTCGGCGGAACGCCGGTTTATTTTAAATCGGGTAAAGGCGCGTATGTGCAGACAGAAGACGGCACGGAACTGATTGATTTCTGCGGATCGTGGGGCCCGTTGATTCTGGGGCACGCCCGCGATGAAGTGGTCGATGCGGTTGCCAAAACGGCGGAGAATGGATTGACCTTCGGGGCTAACACCGCCAAAGAAGCGGAATTTGCGGAATTGATCACCAGCCTGATTCCGGAAATGGACATGGTGCGCCTCGTCAGTTCGGGCACGGAGGCGGTCATGAGTGCCATCCGTCTGGCGCGCGGTTATACCGGGCGGCGCAAAATCATTAAATTCGACGGCTGCTACCACGGCCACTCCGACTACCTGCTCGTCGCCGCCGGGTCCGGCCTGCTGACCGGCGGCACCTCCTCTTCCGCCGGCGTTTCGCCGGCCGCCACCGAAGAAGTCTATGTGGTTCCGTACAACGATCTCGCAAAAGTTCAGGAAGTACTGAAAGCCGACGGGGAAAATATTGCCGCCGTCATCGTCGAACCCATTGCCGGTAACATGGGTCTGGTTGAACCGGAACCCGGATTCCTTGAAGGACTGCGCGAAGCAACCGCAGCCTACGGTACCCTGCTGATTTTTGACGAAGTTATTAACGGCTTCCGTCTGGCGCCGACGACATTCGGTCATACCATCGGCATTAAACCCGACCTCACCACACTGGGAAAAATCATCGGCGGCGGTATGCCGATCGGGGCCCTCGGCGGCAGCACGAAAATTATGTCCAGCCTCGCACCGCTGGGTCCGGTGTATCAGGCCGGCACACTCAGCGGCAATCCGGTGGCGGTGGCCGCCGGTATGAAAACGCTGGAACTGCTGCGCGATGAAAATCCTTATCCAGAGATGGAGAGACTTGGCAGAAAACTGGCTGACGGGATCAACCGTATTGCTGCCGAAAAAGGGTTGGATCTGCACTGCGCACAACGGGGCGGCATGTTCACGCCGTTTTTCCGTAAAAAGGCCGTTCGGAATCTGGATGACTCCAAAGCGTGCGATCAGAAAGCACACGCGGCCTATTTTCACCATATGCTCGATCACGGGTTCTACACCCCGCCGAGCGGATTCGAAGTCGCCTTCGTCTCCGCCGCCCATACCGAAATGCACATCGATGCCTTCCTGGAGGCATTCAAAAAAATGTAG